A single Malaclemys terrapin pileata isolate rMalTer1 chromosome 3, rMalTer1.hap1, whole genome shotgun sequence DNA region contains:
- the LOC128834768 gene encoding uncharacterized protein LOC128834768, producing the protein MPAPCTRRSPAWIKAKLLDLISVWGEEALQSQLHSSRRNYDTYGQISHCMTERGHDRETLQCKVKVKELRTTYHKVLEANHCSRAAPMSCRFYKELDVILSGDPHLHCKGHGGYFCGSRASQEWTESGGGNLGWGGGPEDDSEARDECSQELFSTLEEASQAQLSDHGEAQTEEEAPEMTLGVQPPSLLSPAEWLRRIRKHKGL; encoded by the exons atgcctgctccatgcacaaggcgatcccctgcttggaTCAAAGCCAAGCTGCTAGACCTCATCAgcgtttggggagaggaggctctcCAGTCCCAGttgcactccagccgtaggaattatgatacctatggacagatttcacattgcatgacagaaaggggccatgaccgggaaaCACTGCAGTGcaaggtcaaagtgaaggagctgcggaccACCTACCACAAGGTGTTGGAGGCAAACCACTGCTCTCGTGCTGCGCccatgagctgccggttctacaaagagctggacgtgattcTCAGTGGTgacccccacctccactgcaaaggccaCGGTGGATACTTCTGTGGCTCAcgtgccagtcaagagtggactgagtcaggaggaggaaatcttggatggggagggggcccagaggacgactcagaggccagagatgaatgcagccaggagctcttttctaccctggaggaggctagccaggcACAGCTGTCAGATCATGGCGAAGCGCAAACagaagaggaggcccctg agatgaccttgggagtccagcctccctctttgttatcgccggctgaatggctgcgcagaattagaaagcacaAAGGACTGTGA